Proteins encoded together in one Entomobacter blattae window:
- a CDS encoding voltage-gated chloride channel family protein — MMPFFSLMLLFLPVLRAMKWLILIIPMSAVVGSLCALFLAALEAATHYRVAHPAILFLLPFAGVVTASIYFWFGGESERGNNLILEQIQKPYSGVPLRMAPLVLVSTVISHLFGASVGREGTAVQIGGSIASGFANLFKLSQEATRVLLISGIAAGFGAVFGTPVAGAIFGLEVIAIGKVDYLALVPALLASLIADWVCHAWGIHHTLYTVLFSGYSLRDEPPFHTNLILLAKVALCGVCFGLCSLVFSESTHRLGKFFKTICPKAWLRPVIGGTLTIIFVYLLDTRDYLGLGITAPEPNGASILNFFGPQSYPYSALIKILFTIVALASEFKGGEVTPLFFIGAALGNILSVWLNAPMDLLAAIGFMAVFAGASNTPIACTMMGIELFGAQNTVYLATGCFIAYLCSGHTGIYLSQQIFRSKIHTPVNLTEHPLRVTRQNLLWPFGRSDKTQHPSEK, encoded by the coding sequence ATGATGCCTTTCTTTTCTCTCATGCTCCTATTTTTGCCAGTTCTGCGAGCGATGAAGTGGCTGATTCTGATTATTCCCATGAGTGCCGTGGTGGGAAGTTTATGTGCCCTGTTTTTAGCAGCACTCGAAGCTGCAACGCATTACAGAGTGGCGCACCCTGCCATACTGTTCCTACTTCCTTTTGCAGGAGTCGTTACAGCCAGCATCTATTTTTGGTTTGGAGGAGAATCCGAAAGAGGCAATAACCTTATCTTAGAGCAAATCCAAAAACCCTATAGTGGTGTGCCCTTGCGCATGGCCCCCCTTGTACTGGTCTCTACTGTTATTAGCCATCTCTTTGGTGCCTCTGTTGGACGCGAAGGAACGGCCGTACAAATTGGGGGTAGCATTGCAAGTGGGTTTGCAAACCTCTTCAAACTCTCCCAAGAAGCAACTCGAGTGTTACTTATCTCAGGAATAGCTGCAGGATTTGGAGCCGTGTTTGGCACTCCTGTTGCGGGTGCCATTTTTGGCCTGGAAGTGATCGCCATAGGCAAAGTAGACTATCTTGCCCTTGTTCCGGCTTTGCTTGCCTCCCTTATAGCCGATTGGGTCTGCCATGCATGGGGTATACATCATACTCTCTATACCGTGCTTTTTTCTGGTTATTCTCTCAGAGACGAGCCTCCCTTCCACACAAACTTGATCTTGCTAGCCAAAGTTGCTCTCTGTGGGGTTTGCTTTGGGCTTTGCAGCTTGGTCTTTTCTGAATCGACCCATCGTCTTGGAAAATTTTTTAAAACTATATGCCCTAAAGCTTGGCTCCGCCCTGTTATTGGGGGGACACTGACTATTATTTTTGTCTACCTTTTGGACACGCGTGACTATCTCGGTCTTGGCATTACTGCTCCAGAGCCTAATGGAGCTTCCATTCTCAATTTTTTTGGCCCACAATCCTACCCCTACAGCGCCCTAATAAAAATACTTTTTACAATTGTAGCCCTTGCTTCTGAATTTAAGGGTGGAGAGGTCACGCCCCTTTTCTTTATTGGGGCAGCTTTGGGAAACATTCTATCCGTTTGGCTTAATGCGCCCATGGACCTTCTGGCTGCCATTGGTTTTATGGCGGTATTTGCCGGAGCTTCCAATACCCCTATCGCTTGCACTATGATGGGAATTGAGCTTTTTGGAGCCCAAAATACTGTCTATCTCGCCACTGGCTGTTTTATAGCCTATCTCTGTTCAGGACATACAGGGATTTATCTTTCACAACAAATTTTTCGAAGCAAAATCCATACTCCTGTCAATTTAACCGAGCACCCTTTAAGGGTAACCCGACAAAATCTTCTATGGCCCTTTGGTCGCTCTGATAAAACACAGCACCCATCTGAAAAATAA
- a CDS encoding Nramp family divalent metal transporter, whose translation MIELTETELTEKTGITARTVAAMRDGLNQERVSLRFLRYFMGPAVIAAIAYVDPGNVATNIEAGSRYGYSLLWVVAFSNVLAMLFQAFSARLGIVTGKNLAEHARDLYPPFIVGGMWIVSELAVMATDLAELIGGGLGIALLTGFPILVGMLVMAVGTYIILYFQKIGFRPVEWVIASLLSIIALCYLFELIVAQPPLAAILYHTFVPQLPDKGAVVLAAGIIGATIMPHAIFLHSGLTQERIVGETEQEKRRILHFSNIETVLALTVAGFVNMAMLAFAARVFHGVNNGIAEIDTAYYGIISYRGIVAASIFLVSLVAAGLSSSAVGTMAGQLVMQGFLRRSIPLWVRRLVTIVPSFIVVGLGFNPTTSLIISQVILSFALPVPMIVLMMVIGRRAIMGSFTPHWGIMALAGIGSAVVLFINILLVVQTIWDISFI comes from the coding sequence ATGATTGAATTAACAGAGACTGAGCTGACAGAAAAAACAGGGATCACTGCCAGAACAGTTGCTGCTATGCGGGATGGGTTAAACCAGGAGAGAGTTTCTTTACGTTTTTTACGGTATTTTATGGGCCCTGCCGTTATTGCAGCGATTGCCTATGTGGATCCTGGAAATGTCGCTACCAATATAGAGGCTGGATCACGTTATGGCTATAGCCTGTTATGGGTTGTGGCTTTTTCAAACGTTCTGGCTATGCTGTTTCAGGCTTTTTCTGCACGGTTGGGTATTGTTACCGGCAAAAATCTTGCTGAACATGCCAGAGACCTCTATCCCCCTTTTATTGTTGGCGGGATGTGGATCGTTAGCGAACTGGCCGTAATGGCAACAGATTTGGCAGAGCTGATAGGGGGAGGCTTGGGGATTGCCCTGCTTACAGGTTTTCCCATTTTGGTGGGGATGCTGGTTATGGCGGTGGGAACCTACATTATCCTGTATTTCCAGAAAATCGGATTTAGGCCTGTTGAATGGGTTATTGCTTCATTATTAAGTATTATTGCCCTTTGTTATCTTTTCGAACTAATTGTAGCCCAACCGCCCCTTGCTGCTATTTTGTATCATACTTTTGTGCCACAACTGCCCGATAAGGGGGCCGTGGTGCTTGCCGCAGGTATTATTGGGGCAACGATTATGCCCCATGCCATTTTCCTTCATTCAGGGTTAACCCAAGAGAGGATTGTCGGAGAGACAGAACAGGAAAAACGCAGAATTCTCCATTTTTCCAATATAGAAACAGTTCTGGCCTTAACTGTTGCAGGGTTTGTAAACATGGCTATGCTTGCGTTTGCTGCGCGGGTTTTTCATGGAGTTAATAACGGTATTGCCGAAATTGATACAGCTTATTATGGCATTATCTCCTATCGGGGGATTGTAGCGGCAAGCATATTTCTTGTCTCACTTGTGGCTGCTGGCCTTTCTAGTTCAGCAGTAGGCACTATGGCTGGGCAGTTGGTGATGCAAGGGTTTTTACGCCGTTCCATTCCCTTATGGGTTAGGCGATTGGTAACCATTGTTCCTTCCTTTATCGTTGTAGGATTGGGCTTTAACCCGACAACGAGTTTAATTATCAGCCAGGTTATTTTAAGTTTTGCATTGCCGGTTCCTATGATTGTGCTGATGATGGTGATTGGGAGGCGGGCTATCATGGGCAGCTTTACTCCCCATTGGGGCATTATGGCCTTGGCCGGAATTGGATCCGCTGTTGTATTATTTATTAATATTTTACTGGTTGTGCAAACGATATGGGATATTTCCTTTATTTAG
- the typA gene encoding translational GTPase TypA, with amino-acid sequence MDIRNIAIIAHVDHGKTTLVDQLLKQSGAFRENQHVAERAMDSNDLERERGITILAKCTSVVWNDIRINIIDTPGHADFGGEVERILSMVDGAIVLVDAAEGALPQTKFVVGKALARGLKPIVVINKVDRSDARPDEVHDEVFDLFAALGANDEQLDFPMLYASGRQGWADKTLEGARKDLSDLFSLVVEHVPAPGLDKTKPFAMIATILEYDNFLGRVLTGRIEQGKATMNMPVRVLRADGSTVETGRLTKLLSFRGLDRVPVDEAQAGDIIAVAGLSDATIPDTIAAMEVDQPLSAIPIDPPTLSMTFRLNDGPLGGREGKKVTSRQIRDRLMKEVEGNVAIRVTDSPESEAFEVAGRGELQLGVLIETMRREGFELTIGRPKVLTRVNEETGEREEPFEEVLIDVDEPYSGVVVEKLSLRKGVMQDMRPSGGDKVRLTFLIPSRGLIGYHNEFLTDTRGTGIMNRLFSGYHPWAGPIEGRRNGSLISSENGEAVQYSLFSLQDRGVLFVNPGDKVYVGMIIGEHSRDSDLEVNPIKEKKLTNIRAAGKDEALLLTPPRRMSLEQAIAYIEDDELVEVTPSAIRIRKRYLDPNERKRMEKKGSNT; translated from the coding sequence ATGGATATACGCAATATTGCAATTATTGCCCATGTTGATCATGGCAAAACAACACTTGTGGACCAGCTTTTAAAACAATCCGGTGCCTTTCGCGAAAACCAGCATGTAGCCGAGCGGGCTATGGATAGTAACGATCTAGAACGTGAACGCGGCATTACGATTTTGGCCAAATGTACTTCTGTTGTCTGGAATGATATTCGGATCAATATTATCGATACACCAGGCCATGCTGATTTCGGCGGGGAAGTGGAGCGTATTCTTAGCATGGTTGATGGTGCCATTGTGCTCGTGGATGCTGCTGAAGGTGCTTTGCCACAAACCAAATTTGTTGTGGGAAAAGCCTTAGCTCGTGGCCTTAAACCCATTGTGGTGATTAACAAGGTTGACAGAAGCGATGCCCGCCCCGATGAAGTCCATGACGAGGTTTTTGACCTGTTTGCGGCCTTAGGTGCCAATGATGAGCAGCTGGACTTCCCGATGCTTTATGCCTCTGGCCGTCAAGGGTGGGCAGATAAAACCCTAGAAGGTGCCCGTAAGGATCTTTCTGACCTGTTTTCCCTGGTTGTAGAGCATGTTCCTGCCCCAGGTTTGGATAAAACAAAACCTTTTGCCATGATCGCAACCATTCTTGAATATGATAACTTCCTTGGGCGTGTGCTAACGGGCCGTATTGAGCAAGGGAAAGCCACCATGAACATGCCTGTAAGGGTTTTGCGGGCAGATGGGTCTACGGTGGAAACCGGGCGGTTAACCAAGCTGCTTTCGTTTCGTGGCCTTGATCGCGTGCCTGTGGACGAAGCCCAGGCGGGCGATATTATTGCCGTTGCAGGTCTTTCGGATGCCACCATTCCCGATACAATAGCAGCGATGGAGGTTGATCAACCTCTTTCGGCAATTCCTATTGATCCCCCTACCCTCTCTATGACTTTTCGCCTCAATGATGGCCCCTTAGGCGGAAGGGAAGGTAAAAAAGTTACATCCCGTCAGATCCGTGATCGGTTGATGAAGGAAGTGGAAGGCAACGTGGCTATCCGTGTGACAGACAGCCCAGAAAGTGAAGCTTTTGAAGTGGCGGGCCGCGGAGAACTCCAATTGGGAGTGTTAATTGAGACCATGCGCCGCGAAGGGTTTGAGTTGACCATAGGCAGGCCCAAAGTGCTGACCCGGGTGAATGAAGAAACCGGAGAGAGGGAGGAGCCCTTCGAAGAAGTCTTGATTGATGTGGACGAGCCCTATTCCGGTGTTGTGGTTGAAAAGCTTTCTCTTCGGAAAGGGGTTATGCAAGATATGCGCCCTTCTGGTGGTGATAAGGTGCGGTTAACCTTTCTTATCCCTTCACGGGGTCTTATTGGTTATCATAATGAATTTTTAACCGATACCCGTGGAACCGGGATTATGAACCGTCTGTTTTCTGGCTATCATCCATGGGCTGGGCCTATTGAAGGGCGCAGAAACGGCTCTCTCATTTCATCTGAAAATGGTGAGGCCGTGCAGTATTCTTTATTTTCTTTGCAGGATAGGGGGGTCTTATTTGTTAACCCAGGAGATAAAGTATATGTGGGTATGATTATTGGTGAGCACTCACGGGATTCAGACCTTGAGGTTAACCCCATAAAAGAAAAGAAGCTTACCAATATCCGTGCTGCTGGTAAGGATGAGGCCTTGCTTTTAACGCCCCCCCGTAGAATGAGCCTAGAACAGGCTATTGCTTATATTGAAGATGATGAACTTGTGGAGGTTACCCCTTCAGCGATTCGTATCCGGAAGCGTTATTTGGATCCCAATGAGCGCAAAAGGATGGAAAAAAAGGGAAGTAACACTTAG
- a CDS encoding adenosine kinase codes for MESINHTANFDLVGIGNAIVDVQAPIEASFLEEHGMVPGSMTLIDAATAKSLYAKIHPIEQTGGGSVANSCVAAARLGVKAAFLGKVANDELGKKYAEDMRLSGVYCPPTLLDSQNSTESTAVCLIVITADGQRTMNTYLGICTKFGEPDLDEALIAQSRILYLEGYLFDTEPAKKAFYKAAEIAHKAGRKVALSLSDSFCVERHRQDFRALVSGHIDLLFANENEICSLYETSNFEDAANAVNQETDFAVLTRSEKGSLILCKGERTAIEPLPVKVVDTTGAGDAYAAGFLSGFLKGRPLKECGFLGSRAASEVISHFGPRLSSSFSEMA; via the coding sequence GTGGAGAGCATAAACCATACCGCAAACTTTGACCTCGTAGGAATTGGCAATGCCATAGTCGATGTTCAGGCCCCTATAGAGGCTTCCTTTCTAGAAGAGCATGGCATGGTTCCCGGTAGCATGACCTTGATAGATGCAGCAACAGCAAAAAGCCTTTATGCAAAAATTCATCCTATAGAGCAAACTGGTGGGGGGTCTGTGGCCAATAGTTGTGTGGCTGCTGCTCGTTTAGGGGTTAAAGCAGCCTTTTTGGGAAAAGTTGCAAATGATGAGCTTGGGAAAAAATATGCAGAAGATATGAGGCTTTCGGGCGTTTATTGCCCCCCGACCCTTCTAGACTCTCAAAATAGTACAGAGAGCACGGCCGTCTGCCTGATTGTGATTACTGCCGATGGGCAGAGAACTATGAATACCTATTTAGGGATATGTACAAAATTTGGTGAACCCGACCTTGATGAGGCCCTTATTGCCCAAAGTCGTATTCTTTATCTTGAAGGGTATTTGTTTGATACAGAGCCTGCGAAAAAAGCCTTTTATAAGGCTGCAGAAATTGCTCATAAAGCAGGTCGTAAGGTTGCCCTTTCTCTTTCTGACTCCTTTTGTGTTGAAAGGCACCGGCAAGATTTCCGAGCTTTGGTATCTGGGCATATCGATCTTCTTTTTGCGAATGAAAATGAGATATGCTCCCTTTATGAGACCTCAAATTTCGAAGACGCTGCGAACGCTGTTAATCAGGAGACAGATTTTGCCGTTTTAACTCGCTCAGAAAAAGGGAGCCTCATTTTGTGCAAGGGGGAAAGAACAGCGATAGAGCCCTTACCGGTTAAGGTGGTTGATACCACCGGTGCAGGTGATGCTTACGCTGCAGGTTTTTTGAGTGGGTTTCTCAAGGGGAGACCCCTAAAGGAATGTGGTTTTTTGGGAAGTCGGGCAGCATCAGAGGTTATTTCTCATTTTGGCCCTCGCCTATCTTCGTCTTTTTCTGAAATGGCATAA
- a CDS encoding bactofilin family protein — MFRKRKNESNELLNTLSTGNSTPSPLFSSSESSSSPETSTNKDLNLMNRPASPFPSSSPLATPPTGSARGVGNTLSNPTLASQSQPNAATRRTLTVGLGISVKGNIENAEQLVVEGEVEAENIKATEISIAKGGVFRGNIEVENAEIYGKMDGTLTASKNLTIHSTGQIVGHARCKKLQVEEGGQVSGQMEMITETSEKSFSSESSSSKKETTPAPSMEPVVS; from the coding sequence TTGTTTAGAAAACGTAAAAATGAGTCTAATGAACTTCTCAACACACTTTCTACAGGAAATAGCACTCCCTCGCCCCTGTTCTCCTCTTCCGAAAGTTCTTCTTCTCCAGAAACGTCAACTAATAAGGATTTAAACTTAATGAACCGTCCTGCTTCTCCCTTTCCTAGCTCTTCTCCCTTGGCCACTCCTCCAACTGGTTCGGCACGAGGGGTTGGAAATACTCTCTCTAACCCCACCTTGGCAAGCCAATCACAACCTAATGCTGCAACCCGCAGAACCCTTACCGTTGGGTTGGGAATTAGTGTAAAGGGTAATATTGAAAATGCTGAACAGCTCGTTGTAGAAGGCGAGGTTGAGGCAGAAAATATTAAGGCCACAGAAATTTCCATTGCCAAGGGTGGCGTATTCAGAGGAAATATTGAAGTAGAAAACGCCGAGATTTATGGCAAAATGGACGGCACCCTTACTGCCAGTAAAAACCTTACCATCCATTCTACAGGGCAGATTGTTGGGCATGCCCGTTGTAAAAAATTACAGGTCGAAGAAGGTGGGCAGGTTAGCGGCCAGATGGAAATGATTACAGAAACTTCTGAAAAATCTTTTTCTTCTGAATCCAGCTCCTCTAAAAAAGAAACAACTCCAGCCCCTTCTATGGAACCTGTTGTCTCCTAA
- a CDS encoding NAD(P)/FAD-dependent oxidoreductase yields the protein MATPAITKTDVVIIGAGPAGLFAAFECSMLKMSCLLVDAQAHIGGQCSALYPEKPIFDIPAHPSISGEELVNALEKQIEPFSIPRLLGHKVEALTESHKTFYLTTHKNHVIETKAVIIAAGSGAFGPNRPPLKDIETFEQTGSVRYFIRNRKDFTGKHLVIAGGGDSALDWALTLKDEAASIALIHRRERFRAAPESLAQLERAVEEGKITKVVPYQLSALTGKNGQLETVEIVDLDGNKKQLAADYLLAFFGLSADLGPIAKWGLECTATHIPVTPSSCETTHPGIYAIGDVATYPGKIKLILQGFSEAAMAAHAIYPRVFPNTALHFEYSTSKGNPAKNTINA from the coding sequence ATGGCAACACCAGCAATAACCAAAACCGATGTGGTGATCATTGGCGCAGGCCCTGCGGGGCTTTTTGCAGCTTTTGAGTGTAGTATGCTGAAAATGTCTTGCCTGCTGGTGGATGCACAAGCCCATATAGGCGGGCAATGTTCTGCCCTTTATCCGGAAAAACCCATTTTCGATATCCCCGCCCATCCCTCTATTAGCGGTGAAGAACTGGTCAATGCCCTAGAAAAACAAATAGAGCCCTTCTCTATTCCCCGCCTACTGGGCCATAAAGTAGAAGCCCTGACCGAAAGTCATAAAACCTTTTATTTAACAACCCACAAAAATCACGTTATTGAAACCAAAGCCGTTATTATCGCAGCAGGGTCTGGGGCTTTCGGCCCAAACCGTCCCCCCTTAAAAGATATTGAAACATTTGAGCAAACTGGCAGTGTGCGCTATTTCATTCGTAACCGTAAGGATTTTACGGGTAAACACCTTGTCATTGCAGGGGGGGGAGATTCCGCACTCGATTGGGCCCTTACCTTAAAAGATGAAGCTGCCAGTATTGCCCTTATCCATAGAAGAGAGCGTTTCCGAGCCGCGCCAGAAAGTCTGGCCCAGCTCGAAAGGGCTGTTGAAGAAGGAAAAATTACCAAGGTTGTACCCTATCAACTTTCTGCCCTTACAGGCAAGAATGGACAGCTGGAAACGGTTGAAATTGTCGATCTGGATGGCAATAAAAAACAACTGGCTGCTGATTATCTGTTGGCTTTTTTTGGCCTTTCTGCTGATTTAGGACCTATCGCCAAATGGGGGTTGGAGTGTACAGCCACTCATATCCCTGTAACCCCAAGCTCGTGTGAAACCACCCACCCAGGCATATACGCCATTGGGGATGTTGCAACCTATCCGGGAAAAATAAAGCTGATCTTGCAAGGCTTTAGCGAGGCTGCTATGGCAGCACATGCCATTTATCCGCGTGTGTTCCCCAATACGGCCCTGCATTTTGAATATTCAACCAGTAAGGGAAACCCAGCGAAAAACACCATTAACGCCTAA
- a CDS encoding D-amino acid dehydrogenase codes for MKIIILGAGVIGVTSAYYLAKSGHEVIVLDRRDGPAKETSFANAGQVSPGYSTPWASPSLPGKLFEWLKDPKHSPLKITPRLDPAMFKWLLLFAANCNRHHFDVNKGRMLRVAQYSKTCLDELRQETGIQYDNSQKGLIQLFRTSQQLDNAYNDMRLLSLYHIEHSLLDTKSIIEHEPGLANAQSLLKGGLYIPGDESGNAYKFTKKLAQMAEELGVVFQYNTTIEALEATSNSILSIRTSSGRMTADSYILAAGSYSSLLLKPLKLDVPLFPIKGYSLTLPLTNPEAAPVSTVNDETYKVAITRLGNHIRIGGTAELAGYDLSLHHNRRLPLETSFSDLFGPTDFSKATFWTGLRPATPDGTPIIGNSGKFKNLWLNTGHGTLGWTMACGSGRLITDMVNQKKTEIPSQDLSLERYKNAWI; via the coding sequence GTGAAAATTATTATTCTGGGTGCCGGTGTTATTGGGGTTACCTCTGCTTATTATTTGGCAAAATCCGGCCATGAGGTTATTGTGTTGGACAGAAGAGATGGCCCTGCCAAGGAAACATCTTTTGCGAATGCTGGTCAGGTTTCTCCTGGGTATTCCACGCCGTGGGCTTCACCTTCTCTTCCTGGTAAACTCTTCGAGTGGTTGAAAGACCCAAAGCATAGCCCCTTAAAGATTACCCCGCGTCTTGACCCTGCTATGTTCAAATGGCTTTTGCTGTTTGCTGCTAACTGTAACAGACACCATTTTGACGTTAACAAGGGCCGTATGCTCCGCGTCGCTCAATACAGCAAAACATGCCTTGATGAATTACGCCAGGAAACAGGCATTCAGTATGATAATAGCCAAAAAGGCCTTATCCAACTTTTCCGTACCTCCCAGCAACTTGATAACGCCTATAATGACATGCGTTTATTGTCGCTCTATCATATTGAGCATTCACTTCTCGATACAAAAAGCATTATTGAGCATGAACCTGGTCTAGCCAACGCCCAATCTCTTCTTAAAGGAGGGCTTTATATTCCTGGCGATGAATCGGGCAATGCCTATAAATTTACCAAAAAACTGGCCCAAATGGCTGAGGAGCTGGGCGTTGTTTTTCAGTACAACACCACCATAGAGGCTCTTGAGGCAACCTCGAATTCGATTCTGTCTATCAGAACCAGCTCTGGCCGTATGACAGCAGACTCTTATATTCTTGCTGCTGGCAGCTATTCTTCTCTTCTCCTAAAACCCCTTAAGCTAGACGTTCCCCTGTTTCCCATCAAGGGATATTCCCTGACTTTACCGCTCACGAACCCAGAAGCAGCCCCGGTTTCTACCGTCAACGACGAAACCTATAAAGTGGCCATCACACGCCTGGGCAATCATATCCGTATCGGGGGAACAGCAGAACTTGCAGGTTATGATTTAAGCCTACACCATAACAGGCGCCTTCCATTGGAAACCTCCTTTTCAGACTTATTTGGCCCCACAGACTTCTCCAAAGCCACCTTCTGGACAGGACTACGACCTGCTACACCTGATGGAACACCGATTATTGGCAATAGCGGGAAATTTAAAAACCTATGGCTCAACACTGGCCACGGTACCTTAGGCTGGACAATGGCTTGTGGTTCCGGGCGACTTATTACTGATATGGTCAACCAAAAGAAGACTGAAATTCCCTCCCAGGATCTTTCTTTGGAACGATATAAAAACGCCTGGATATAA
- the tsaE gene encoding tRNA (adenosine(37)-N6)-threonylcarbamoyltransferase complex ATPase subunit type 1 TsaE translates to MANIFYQVMISSPAQTEQLAHILASLSRKGDTILLQGPLGAGKSVLCRSFIRGVFNDQTMEVPSPSYTLVQHYDHDGKQVVHFDLWRISSEDELYELGWEDMDEAIVLVEWPERLKHFMPQTALHVQISFVDAESRPELRHERVFFSQAEKNQGFEPKKIEPEKEKDHEEGRIFQLKGWEDRNLLETLIRAGMVVEVIENSWQVLC, encoded by the coding sequence GTGGCAAATATTTTTTATCAGGTGATGATTTCTTCTCCAGCCCAAACAGAACAACTGGCACATATTTTGGCAAGCCTTTCCCGCAAAGGGGATACGATCCTTCTTCAAGGGCCATTAGGGGCAGGAAAATCAGTCCTATGCAGGTCTTTTATTAGGGGTGTTTTTAACGATCAAACAATGGAGGTGCCCAGCCCTTCTTACACTCTGGTGCAGCATTATGACCATGATGGCAAACAGGTTGTTCATTTTGATTTGTGGCGTATTTCCTCCGAAGATGAGCTTTATGAACTGGGCTGGGAGGATATGGATGAAGCTATTGTGCTGGTAGAATGGCCCGAGCGGTTAAAACATTTTATGCCACAAACAGCCTTGCACGTTCAAATAAGCTTTGTGGATGCTGAAAGCAGGCCTGAACTACGCCATGAGAGGGTCTTTTTTTCTCAGGCTGAAAAAAATCAAGGGTTTGAACCCAAAAAAATTGAACCCGAAAAAGAAAAAGACCATGAAGAGGGCCGTATATTTCAGCTCAAAGGGTGGGAGGATAGAAATCTTCTTGAGACGCTTATCCGTGCAGGTATGGTGGTCGAGGTGATAGAAAACTCATGGCAGGTCCTATGCTGA
- the alr gene encoding alanine racemase: MNRHDPSLKNSSSADLAYGLLQINLNAILSNYRQLCQKAPHSITSAVLKANAYGLGAEKIAPLLEQQGHCRHFFVAHLQEGISLRKVLSHEAQIFVLNGLISEAATQFITHNITPVLNTVQQYKNWQTLAQKNATPLPAIIQLDSGMHRLGLSEEDVLHLQTEENWLKFLDVKFVISHLACAADPHNPTNSAQLLKFKKLAAFFPNAPLSLAASSGIFLGPEWQLDMVRPGAALYGINPTPAHPNPMENVITVSGKIIQIRKVNPYSAIGYNGTHITSGPARIAIVSIGYADGFFRILSNKGFAVAPASPETKLPIIGNISMDCLCVNISALPEHLLTEGSMIELIGANIPLDCVGEAAKTIGYEILTALDGRLYKNYSYRARHF; encoded by the coding sequence ATGAACAGGCATGACCCGTCTTTGAAAAATTCCTCCTCTGCCGATTTGGCCTACGGGCTTCTTCAGATCAACCTGAATGCGATCCTTTCTAACTATCGACAATTATGCCAAAAAGCTCCTCATAGCATTACTTCTGCCGTTTTAAAGGCCAACGCCTATGGGTTAGGGGCAGAAAAAATTGCTCCCTTACTGGAACAACAAGGCCATTGCCGCCATTTTTTTGTGGCCCACCTGCAAGAGGGTATTTCCTTACGTAAGGTTCTTTCCCACGAAGCACAAATTTTTGTGCTCAATGGCCTTATCTCCGAAGCCGCCACTCAATTTATAACTCATAATATTACGCCGGTTTTAAACACTGTCCAGCAATATAAAAACTGGCAAACCCTGGCCCAAAAAAACGCCACACCCTTACCCGCTATTATCCAGCTTGATAGTGGTATGCATCGGCTGGGCCTTTCAGAAGAGGACGTTCTTCATCTTCAGACAGAAGAAAACTGGCTGAAATTCCTAGACGTGAAATTTGTTATCAGCCATCTTGCCTGTGCTGCCGATCCTCACAACCCCACAAATTCTGCCCAGCTTTTAAAATTTAAAAAACTAGCAGCTTTTTTTCCGAATGCTCCCCTAAGTCTTGCTGCTTCCAGTGGGATTTTTCTAGGGCCGGAATGGCAGTTGGATATGGTGCGCCCTGGCGCTGCCCTTTATGGAATAAACCCAACCCCTGCCCACCCTAACCCTATGGAAAATGTAATTACTGTTAGCGGAAAAATTATACAGATCCGCAAGGTTAACCCTTACTCCGCTATTGGGTATAATGGCACTCATATCACCTCTGGGCCTGCACGCATAGCTATAGTCAGCATTGGATATGCCGATGGTTTTTTTCGGATCCTGAGCAATAAAGGCTTTGCTGTTGCGCCTGCTTCCCCAGAAACAAAATTACCAATTATTGGCAATATCTCCATGGACTGCCTATGTGTCAACATTTCAGCCCTCCCCGAGCATCTCCTCACTGAAGGCAGCATGATTGAGCTTATTGGTGCAAATATTCCCCTTGATTGTGTAGGAGAAGCCGCTAAGACTATCGGGTATGAAATACTCACTGCTCTTGATGGGCGCCTTTATAAAAACTATTCGTATAGGGCCAGACATTTCTAA